The proteins below are encoded in one region of Belonocnema kinseyi isolate 2016_QV_RU_SX_M_011 chromosome 5, B_treatae_v1, whole genome shotgun sequence:
- the LOC117173007 gene encoding uncharacterized protein LOC117173007, with protein MQWLFKILVAFLIYWEIINYVCSFQTCPENMISYALDENSTNWTCDCFASYLYFSKSDSCYEPYKQGPCPPENYLVLPPGEILARCEKNPCLEDGLVPFEGACSRLNEHCGLHEYNYLIVDQTDFKISCDLPVLHAVITAPGKTCPNGSRRSATGMCRKVLQ; from the exons ATGCAGTGGCTATTTAAAATCCTAGTTGCTTTCTTAATTTACTgggaaattataaattatgtttGCAGTTTTCAG aCTTGTCCGGAGAATATGATCTCTTATGCATTAGACGAGAATTCGACCAACTGGACTTGTGACTGCTTTgcatcttatttatatttttctaaaagtgaTTCTTGTTACGAGCCTTACAAGCAAGGACCCTGTCCTCCTGAAAACTACCTGGTGCTTCCTCCTGGGGAAATACTcgcaagatgtgaaaaaaatccTTGTCTTGAAGATGGTCTCGTTCCGTTTGAAGGAGCCTGTTCTCGTCTAAATGAGCATTGTGGGCTGCATGAATATAATTATCTAATAGTTGACcaaactgattttaaaatttcatgcgATCTACCAGTCCTTCATGCAGTTATAACTGCCCCTGGCAAAACTTGTCCAAATGGAAGTCGGAGAAGTGCTACAGGAATGTGTAGAAAAGTTTTACAGTGA